One window of the Colletotrichum destructivum chromosome 6, complete sequence genome contains the following:
- a CDS encoding Putative major facilitator superfamily, MFS transporter superfamily, whose amino-acid sequence MDAPQKDRLDVAGTGLYPGAGSSDIDARDPDLVDAAAAEKKIVRKLDMHIIPLVMLLYLFSFLDRVNIGNARLYNLERDLDMHGNQFQVAVSILFVTYIIFEVPSNLVLKLFTPRRWIAFITVSWGVIATLTGLVHSYGALLACRLLLGAVEAGLFPGLNVYLTFFYSKHELALRVGYLFVSAAIAGGLGGLLAYAIGHMDGVEGLSGWRWIMIVEGLPTVVLGVITYFALPNDAATAYFLTDDEKAVMARRRAREYGNTSSAQEFSRDDMFKAFMDWKVWVFSIAQFGADTMLYGFSTFLPTIINGLGTWTVAQVQLLTVPCYFLGAVVYMSMAFLSDRMQRRGLFCVIFGSISVIGYGVLISPSSNGVHYFGCFLVAAGLYVVVGLPLAWLPNNSPRYGKRTTASGMQLTIGNCSGVMSSFIYQAVDKPRYIRGHAVTLSMVGMATCLYGFLWFWYWRENKQREAGRVQSKYADLSDDELAELGDESPRYRYTI is encoded by the exons ATGGACGCCCCCCAGAAGGACAGGCTCGATGTAGCCGGCACCGGCCTCTATCCCGGTGCCGGCTCTTCGGACATCGACGCCCGGGAcccggacctcgtcgacgccgccgccgccgagaagaagattgTCCGGAAGCTAGACATGCACATCATCCCGCTCGTGATGCTCCTCTACCTGTTTAGTTTCCTCGACCG CGTCAACATTGGCAACGCGCGTCTCTACAACCTCGAGCGCGACCTCGACATGCACGGCAATCAGTTCCAGGTGGCCGTGTCGATCCTCTTCGTCACCTACATCATCTTCGAGGTGCCGTCCAACCTCGTGCTCAAGCTCTTCACGCCGCGCCGCTGGATCGCCTTCATCACCGTCTCGTGGGGCGTCATCGCCACCCTCACCGGCCTCGTCCACTCGTACGGCGCGCTACTCGCctgccgcctcctcctcggcgccgtcgaggccggcctcttCCCGGGTCTCAACGTCTACCTGACCTTCTTCTACAGCAAGCACGAGCTCGCCCTGCGCGTCGGCTACCTCTTCGtcagcgccgccatcgccggcggcctcggcggcctgctggCCTACGCCATCGGCCacatggacggcgtcgagggcctcagCGGATGGAGGTGGATCATGATCGTAGAAGGGCTGCCGACCGTCGTGCTCGGCGTCATCACCTACTTTGCGCTGCCCAacgacgcggcgacggcctACTTCCTAacggacgacgagaaggccgtcaTGGCGAGGCGGAGGGCGCGCGAGTACGGCAACACGAGCAGCGCGCAGGAGTTTAGCCGCGACGACATGTTCAAGGCCTTTATGGACTGGAAGGTCTGGGTGTTTAGCATCGCGCAGTTTGGCGCCGACACGATGCTTTATG GCTTCTCGACGTTCCTCCcgaccatcatcaacggcctcggcacgTGGACGGTCGCGCAGGTGCAGCTGCTGACGGTGCCGTGCTACTTCCTAGGCGCCGTTGTGTACATGTCCATGGCCTTCCTCTCGGACCGCATGCAGCGGCGCGGCCTGTTCTGCGTCATCTTCGGCAGCATCAGCGTCATCGGCTACGGCGTGCTcatctcgccgtcgtccaacGGGGTGCATTACTTCGGCTGCTTCCTCGTGGCCGCGGGGCTGtacgtcgtcgtcgggctgcCGTTGGCATGG CTGCCCAACAACTCCCCGAGATACGGCAAGCGgacgacggccagcggcATGCAGCTGACCATCGGCAACTGCTCCGGTGTCATGTCGTCTTTCATCTA CCAAGCCGTCGATAAGCCCAGGTACATCCGGGGCCACGCGGTGACTCTGAGCATGGTCGGCATGGCCACGTGCCTGTACGGCTTCCTGTGGTTCTGGTACTGGCGAGAGAACAAGCAGCGCGAGGCCGGCCGCGTCCAGAGCAAGTACGCCGACCTCTCGGACGACGAACTGGCCGAACTGGGGGACGAGAGTCCACGCTATCGTTACACAATTTGA